A genomic window from Pagrus major chromosome 23, Pma_NU_1.0 includes:
- the LOC141019996 gene encoding uncharacterized protein — MQYQWAEDDFDLPYGVTRLGPSAPKDGNRYVMYHGTTKQNAQSILISGFRQSADGMLGRGVYLSRDLQKASRYPIDHPESDKVVIKVLVNVGKVIAINHQNHPYQKIWHDYGYDTAWVPPNCGMTKSGLEEDCVWDPNRIEITKIINPRPVQLPVHPLFGFGAYGYNDTDTNMQYQWAEDDFAFAVPPGVGRLGLSAPKDGKRYVTHHGTTRQSAQAILKTGFQQSKFGMLGRSVYLSRDLQKASRYPIDHPESDKVVIKVLVNVGRVIAINHQNHPHQKTWLDYTAFMFELGHNSKSATDSNIQQH; from the exons ATGCAGTACCAGTGGGCTGAAGATGACTTTGATTTGCCCTATGGCGTAACTCGACTGGGCCCCTCTGCGCCAAAAGATGGTAACAGGTACGTCATGTACCATGGCACCACCAAGCAGAATGCTCAATCCATCCTGATATCAGGTTTTCGCCAGTCTGCAGACGGGATGCTCGGCCGCGGCGTCTACCTCAGCAGAGACCTGCAGAAAGCGAGCCGCTACCCCATTGATCACCCTGAGTCTGACAAGGTTGTCATTAAGGTTCTGGTCAACGTGGGGAAAGTGATCGCCATCAATCACCAAAACCACCCTTATCAGAAGATCTGGCATGACTACGGCTACGACACCGCCTGGGTGCCACCCAACTGTGGGATGACGAAGAGCGGTTTGGAGGAGGATTGTGTCTGGGATCCAAACCGAATCGAGATcactaaaatcatcaacccacGCCCAGTCCAACTCCCAGTCCATCCGCTCTTTGGATTTGGAGCATATGGCTACAA CGATACTGACACCAACATGCAGTACCAGTGGGCTGAAGATGACTTTGCCTTTGCTGTGCCCCCTGGCGTCGGTCGACTGGGCCTCTCTGCGCCAAAAGATGGTAAGAGGTACGTCACGCACCATGGCACCACCAGGCAGAGTGCTCAAGCCATCCTGAAAACAGGTTTTCAGCAGTCTAAATTCGGGATGCTCGGCCGCAGCGTCTACCTCAGCAGAGACCTGCAGAAAGCGAGCCGCTATCCCATTGATCACCCTGAGTCTGACAAGGTCGTCATTAAGGTTCTGGTCAACGTGGGGAGAGTGATCGCCATCAATCACCAAAACCACCCTCATCAGAAGACCTG GTTGGACTACACAGCTTTCATGTTTGAGCTGGGACACAACAGCAAGTCAGCAACAGACAGCAACATTCAACAACACTAG